In Amycolatopsis methanolica 239, a single genomic region encodes these proteins:
- a CDS encoding Lrp/AsnC family transcriptional regulator, giving the protein MHPDLDERDLELLHGLQIAPRVTWADAARILGTTPATVAAHWARLREAGVAWVTAHPGGDYRRVVLALVEVDCLPGARDEVVRVVCTDPRAVTVEESTRGRDLLLTVITPDLAGLTTFVLDDQPRMPGLQRQRTHVVSATHRDGSSWLLGALNWSQELAFEAAARATRRRRA; this is encoded by the coding sequence GTGCATCCGGATCTGGACGAACGGGACCTCGAGCTGCTCCACGGGCTGCAGATCGCCCCGCGGGTGACCTGGGCGGACGCGGCCAGGATCCTGGGCACGACCCCGGCGACGGTGGCGGCGCACTGGGCCCGCCTGCGGGAGGCGGGGGTGGCGTGGGTGACGGCCCACCCCGGCGGCGACTACCGGCGGGTCGTCCTGGCGCTGGTCGAGGTCGACTGCCTGCCCGGCGCGCGGGACGAGGTGGTGCGGGTGGTGTGCACGGATCCCCGGGCGGTCACCGTCGAGGAGTCGACGCGCGGCCGGGACCTGCTGCTCACCGTGATCACGCCCGATCTGGCCGGGCTCACCACGTTCGTGCTCGACGACCAGCCGCGGATGCCCGGCCTGCAGCGGCAGCGCACACACGTCGTCAGCGCCACCCACCGCGACGGCAGCTCGTGGCTGCTGGGCGCGCTGAACTGGTCGCAGGAGCTGGCGTTCGAGGCCGCCGCCCGGGCGACCCGCCGGCGCCGGGCGTGA
- a CDS encoding isochorismatase family protein encodes MTDLAFADVDGSLDMLLVPGAVDLHPGGPVARIDQEVVAWVKATAPQARRVASVCVGAHVVAAAGLLDGKTATTHWSTAAQLAADHPAVRVDPDPIFVRSGNVWTGAGISACMDLALALVAEDLGEEVALDVARQLVMYLKRQGGQSQFSVPLSSPPATRRDIDELRMFIADHLDGDLSTAALAARMCLSERHFARVFQQETGHPPAAYVEAARVEAARRLLEGTDEPLDRIAGVRARLRGDPAPGDAQAGRHHARGLPPPVPHHCLTLSFRAWQSRRACRSPAQKEFRHARFPDPAGGFGLGAELPRLADATIVLIDFQNTYRSGVLALEGAEPALSAGARLLAAARAAGAPVVHVVNDGGPGSPYDIRADIGAISPEVSPAEGEPVVVKRFPDAFHETGLEKVLRELGSGTDLVLAGFMTHMCVTSTARGVFNRGYRPTVVAEPTATRNLPAPDGTAVAAATLRTAALTTIGDLFGTIAPTVEDLIS; translated from the coding sequence GTGACGGATCTGGCGTTCGCCGACGTGGACGGCTCGCTGGACATGCTCCTGGTGCCCGGCGCGGTCGACCTGCACCCGGGCGGGCCGGTCGCGCGGATCGACCAGGAGGTGGTGGCCTGGGTGAAGGCGACCGCGCCGCAGGCCCGCCGGGTCGCCTCGGTGTGTGTGGGAGCGCACGTGGTGGCCGCGGCCGGGCTGCTGGACGGCAAGACCGCCACCACCCACTGGTCGACCGCCGCGCAGCTGGCCGCCGATCACCCGGCGGTGCGGGTGGACCCCGACCCGATCTTCGTGCGCAGCGGGAACGTGTGGACCGGCGCCGGGATCAGCGCCTGCATGGACCTCGCGCTGGCGCTGGTGGCCGAGGACCTGGGCGAGGAGGTCGCCCTGGACGTGGCGCGCCAGCTGGTCATGTACCTCAAGCGCCAGGGCGGGCAGAGCCAGTTCTCGGTCCCGCTGAGCTCGCCACCGGCCACCCGCCGCGACATCGACGAGCTGCGGATGTTCATCGCCGACCACCTCGACGGCGACCTGTCCACAGCGGCGCTCGCCGCCCGGATGTGCCTGAGCGAGCGGCACTTCGCCCGGGTCTTCCAGCAGGAGACCGGCCATCCGCCTGCCGCCTACGTCGAGGCCGCGCGGGTGGAGGCCGCGCGCCGTCTGCTGGAGGGCACCGACGAGCCGCTGGACCGGATCGCCGGCGTGCGGGCTCGGCTCCGCGGAGACCCTGCACCGGGCGATGCGCAAGCAGGTCGGCACCACGCCCGCGGCCTACCGCCGCCGGTTCCGCACCACTGTCTGACCCTTTCGTTCCGGGCGTGGCAATCCCGCCGCGCCTGCCGTTCCCCTGCCCAGAAGGAGTTCCGTCATGCCCGTTTCCCCGACCCTGCGGGAGGTTTCGGCCTCGGCGCCGAGCTGCCCCGGCTCGCCGACGCCACCATCGTGCTGATCGACTTCCAGAACACCTACCGCAGCGGGGTGCTGGCCCTCGAGGGCGCCGAGCCCGCCCTCTCCGCGGGAGCCCGCCTGCTCGCCGCGGCTCGCGCGGCCGGCGCACCGGTGGTGCACGTGGTCAACGACGGCGGGCCGGGCAGCCCGTACGACATCCGGGCCGACATCGGCGCGATCAGCCCCGAGGTGTCCCCGGCCGAGGGTGAGCCCGTGGTGGTCAAGCGGTTCCCGGACGCCTTCCACGAGACCGGGCTGGAGAAGGTGCTGCGCGAGCTGGGTTCCGGCACGGACCTGGTGCTGGCCGGTTTCATGACCCACATGTGCGTCACGTCCACCGCCCGGGGCGTGTTCAACCGCGGCTACCGCCCGACGGTCGTCGCCGAGCCCACCGCCACGCGGAACCTGCCCGCCCCGGACGGCACTGCGGTGGCGGCGGCCACGCTGCGGACCGCGGCCCTGACCACAATCGGCGACCTGTTCGGCACGATCGCCCCTACGGTGGAGGACCTGATCAGCTGA
- the sigJ gene encoding RNA polymerase sigma factor SigJ has product MTTDPGLSAVFSERRQLINLAYRLLGTLADAEDVVQETYARWYSLSRAQQEAIASPGAWLTTVASRICLDLLGSARARRERYVGEWIPEPLPDRGSAADPAERVTLDESVSMAFLVVLDAMTPAERVAFVLHDVFGYPFAEVAEIVGRTPAACRQPATSARRRVRDARVPATSAEQRAEVVRNFKRAWENRDIRALVGLLDPGATVVADGGGLVSAAPHPIEGAAEIARYLAALVERAPALGLLEHPVNGQPGLVVRHADRTEAVLAFEVDGDRVSRIWAVRNPEKLRPWTDS; this is encoded by the coding sequence ATGACCACCGATCCGGGCCTGAGCGCCGTCTTCAGCGAGCGGCGCCAGCTGATCAACCTCGCCTACCGGCTGCTCGGCACCCTGGCCGACGCCGAGGACGTCGTGCAGGAGACCTACGCCCGGTGGTACTCGCTGTCCCGCGCACAGCAGGAGGCGATCGCCTCCCCGGGCGCGTGGCTGACGACGGTGGCCAGCCGGATCTGCCTCGACCTGCTCGGCTCGGCCCGCGCCCGCCGCGAGCGGTACGTCGGCGAGTGGATCCCGGAGCCGCTGCCCGACCGCGGGTCCGCCGCCGACCCGGCCGAGCGCGTCACGCTCGACGAATCGGTGAGCATGGCCTTCCTCGTGGTGCTCGACGCGATGACCCCGGCCGAGCGGGTAGCGTTCGTGCTGCACGACGTGTTCGGCTACCCGTTCGCCGAGGTCGCCGAGATCGTCGGCCGCACACCCGCGGCGTGCCGTCAGCCGGCCACGTCGGCGCGGCGCCGCGTCCGCGACGCGCGGGTGCCCGCCACCTCCGCCGAGCAGCGCGCGGAGGTCGTCCGGAACTTCAAGCGGGCGTGGGAAAACCGGGACATCCGGGCCCTGGTCGGGCTGCTCGACCCCGGTGCGACGGTGGTCGCCGACGGCGGCGGTCTCGTCAGCGCCGCGCCGCACCCGATCGAAGGCGCGGCGGAGATCGCGCGCTACCTGGCCGCGCTCGTCGAGCGGGCCCCCGCCCTCGGCCTGCTGGAACACCCGGTCAACGGCCAGCCCGGCCTGGTGGTCCGGCACGCCGACCGCACCGAGGCGGTGCTGGCGTTCGAGGTCGACGGCGACCGTGTGAGCCGCATCTGGGCGGTGCGCAACCCGGAGAAACTGCGGCCCTGGACCGATTCCTGA
- a CDS encoding MmcQ/YjbR family DNA-binding protein has protein sequence MSVRSAEFHDMVDALAEVERGKGSEYTSFSVRGKRFGYYWPRTETVGLKQTLIEQQALVAERPEVFEEQFTAGGFGWVVVHLAGIDADELAELVYEAWRLSAPEELIAAQPLPR, from the coding sequence ATGAGCGTGCGCAGTGCGGAGTTCCACGACATGGTGGACGCGCTGGCGGAGGTCGAGCGCGGCAAGGGCAGCGAGTACACGTCCTTCAGCGTGCGCGGCAAGCGGTTCGGCTACTACTGGCCGCGCACGGAGACCGTGGGGCTGAAGCAGACGCTGATCGAGCAGCAGGCGCTGGTCGCGGAGCGGCCGGAGGTGTTCGAGGAGCAGTTCACCGCGGGCGGGTTCGGCTGGGTGGTGGTGCACCTGGCCGGCATCGACGCCGACGAGCTGGCCGAACTGGTCTACGAGGCGTGGCGGCTGTCCGCGCCGGAGGAGCTGATCGCCGCGCAGCCGTTGCCGCGCTAG
- the glpK gene encoding glycerol kinase GlpK codes for MAVDQGTTSTRCILFDARGRLVSVAQREHQQHFPRPGWVEHDATEIWRNLGRIVPQALADAGIGAEQVAALGIANQRETTVLWDRHTGVPVGRAIVWQDTRTDAMVEALAREPGADRVRRLCGLPLATYFSAPRIRWQLEHMPGLRERAERGDVLFGTIESWLIWNLTGGPDGGVHVTDVTNASRTMLMNLRTLSWDDELLEFFDVPRAMLPEIRSSTEVYGTTSRVVPGIRIAAALGDQQAALFGQTCFAPGEAKCTYGTGSFLLLNTGTTPVLSTHGMLTTVGFRIGEEPAVYALEGSIAVTGSLVQWFRDGLGLIGSAPEIETLARTVEDNGGCYIVPAFSGLFAPHWHSEARGVIAGLTSYITKGHLARAVLEATGWQTREVVEAMNADSGIALSTLRVDGGMTADNLLMQFVADVLDVPVVRPMVAETVSLGAAYAAGLSVGYWPDLEGLRRNWHRAGQWLPEMDPARREREYAHWRQAVELTFGWTRPSPAATAGTDVTELVQADHRRMEELFRELRNDEADRAALAGELVSLLTAHATATSRVLRPAAPGTDIAADVLALAECASEKALLRLETVVEDHIRAEERGLLNELRRTVSPAERLSLGRAFAAERARRLDATPDPRRGLRL; via the coding sequence CGCAACCTCGGCCGGATCGTGCCGCAGGCGCTGGCCGACGCGGGCATCGGCGCGGAGCAGGTCGCCGCGCTCGGCATCGCCAACCAGCGCGAGACGACCGTGCTGTGGGACCGGCACACCGGCGTGCCCGTCGGGCGGGCGATCGTGTGGCAGGACACCCGCACCGACGCCATGGTCGAGGCGCTGGCGCGCGAGCCGGGCGCGGACCGCGTCCGGCGGCTGTGCGGGCTGCCGCTGGCGACGTACTTCTCGGCGCCGCGCATCCGCTGGCAGCTGGAGCACATGCCGGGGCTGCGTGAGCGGGCCGAGCGCGGCGACGTGCTGTTCGGCACGATCGAGAGCTGGCTGATCTGGAACCTCACCGGCGGCCCGGACGGCGGGGTGCACGTCACCGACGTCACCAACGCCTCGCGCACGATGCTGATGAACCTGCGCACGCTGTCCTGGGACGACGAGCTGCTGGAGTTCTTCGACGTGCCGCGCGCGATGCTGCCGGAGATCCGCTCGTCCACCGAGGTGTACGGCACGACGTCGCGGGTGGTGCCGGGGATCCGGATCGCCGCGGCGCTCGGCGACCAGCAGGCCGCGTTGTTCGGGCAGACCTGCTTCGCGCCGGGCGAGGCGAAGTGCACCTACGGCACCGGCAGTTTCCTCCTCCTCAACACCGGGACGACACCGGTGCTGTCCACGCACGGCATGCTCACCACGGTCGGGTTCCGCATCGGCGAGGAGCCCGCGGTGTACGCGCTGGAAGGCTCGATCGCCGTCACCGGGTCGCTGGTCCAGTGGTTCCGCGACGGGCTCGGCCTGATCGGCAGCGCGCCGGAGATCGAGACGCTGGCCCGCACGGTCGAGGACAACGGCGGCTGCTACATCGTGCCGGCGTTCTCCGGGTTGTTCGCGCCGCACTGGCACAGCGAGGCGCGTGGCGTGATCGCCGGGCTCACCTCCTACATCACCAAGGGGCACCTGGCGCGGGCGGTGCTGGAGGCTACCGGCTGGCAGACGCGCGAGGTGGTCGAGGCGATGAACGCCGACTCCGGGATCGCGTTGTCCACGCTGCGTGTCGACGGCGGGATGACCGCGGACAACCTGCTGATGCAGTTCGTCGCGGACGTCCTGGACGTGCCGGTGGTGCGTCCGATGGTGGCCGAGACGGTGTCGCTGGGCGCGGCCTACGCGGCGGGGCTGTCGGTCGGGTATTGGCCGGACCTGGAGGGGCTGCGGCGCAACTGGCACCGCGCCGGCCAGTGGCTGCCGGAGATGGACCCGGCCCGCCGCGAGCGGGAGTACGCGCACTGGCGCCAGGCGGTGGAGCTGACGTTCGGATGGACCCGCCCGTCCCCGGCGGCGACCGCGGGCACCGACGTGACCGAGCTGGTGCAGGCCGACCACCGGCGGATGGAGGAGCTGTTCCGCGAGCTGCGCAACGACGAGGCCGACCGGGCCGCGCTGGCGGGTGAGCTGGTGTCGCTGCTGACTGCCCACGCCACGGCGACTTCGCGGGTCCTGCGCCCGGCCGCGCCCGGGACGGACATCGCCGCCGACGTGCTCGCGCTGGCGGAGTGCGCTTCGGAGAAGGCGTTGCTGCGCCTGGAAACCGTGGTGGAGGACCACATCCGCGCGGAGGAGCGCGGTCTGCTGAACGAGCTGCGCCGCACGGTGTCGCCCGCGGAGCGGCTGAGCCTGGGGCGGGCATTCGCGGCGGAACGCGCGCGCCGGCTGGACGCCACACCGGACCCGCGGCGCGGGCTGCGGTTGTGA